The following coding sequences are from one Salvia hispanica cultivar TCC Black 2014 chromosome 3, UniMelb_Shisp_WGS_1.0, whole genome shotgun sequence window:
- the LOC125211610 gene encoding SH3 domain-containing protein 1-like → MEAIKKQASKLREQVARQQQAILRQLGQLGHGGPMIDEVDVELHEQLQDLYKSTRAAKHFQRDIVRGLEGLISTGKKETEIVKKLAEDCCKYGIENQDQDSSCPLAKVASNFGTSHASIEDHRERMLGILGYQVSEPLRAQINGAPLEDARHLTHRYDRMRQEFEIQAAEVIRRQSKSRDTSSEAALKLKTAEKRLTDLKSSMLTLGREAASAMSSVEDQQQETTFQKLLTMVNAERSYHQNVIAILEKLHTQMILDEESTEPSLQSEFPPRDNVPFPSDGVASNRSDGQDDESKSDLYFIGKVIHSFDAQSEGELSLELDDFVVVRQVSTNGWSEGECNGEAGWFPSAYVEKIDVVPRSKLSGEDA, encoded by the exons ATGGAAGCAATAAAGAAGCAAGCAAGTAAATTGAGGGAGCAAGTGGCCAGACAGCAACag GCAATTTTACGACAGCTGGGGCAATTAGGTCATGGAGGGCCTATGATTGATGAAGTTGACGTCGAACTTCATGAGCAACTGCAGGATTTGTACAAATCTACGAGGGCTGCCAAG CATTTCCAGAGGGATATTGTACGCGGATTAGAAGGACTAATTTCAACAGGCAAAAAGGAAACTGAGATAG TTAAAAAGTTGGCTGAAGATTGTTGCAAGTATGGCATTGAAAATCAAGATCAAGATTCTTCTTGTCCACTTGCAAAGGTTGCCTCAAATTTTGGTACCTCACATGCTTCAATAGAAGATCATAGAGAAAGAATGCTCGGAATACTAGGTTATCAG GTTTCCGAGCCACTTCGTGCGCAGATTAATGGTGCTCCTCTGGAAGATGCCCGCCATTTGACCCACCGTTATGACAGAATGCGTCAAGAGTTTGAAATTCAG GCTGCTGAAGTAATAAGGCGGCAGTCAAAGTCGAGAGATACTTCTTCTGAAGCTGCTTTAAAGCTTAAAACGGCTGAAAAAAGGTTGACAGACCTTAAGTCTTCTATGTTGACACTTGGGAGAGAAGCCGCTTCTGCTATGTCGTCAGTGGAGGATCAGCAACAGGAAACAACTTTCCAGAAGCTTCTTACCATG GTTAATGCTGAAAGAAGTTATCATCAAAATGTTATTGCTATTTTGGAAAAGCTACACACACAG ATGATTCTGGATGAGGAATCCACAGAACCTTCATTACAGTCAGAATTTCCCCCAAGAGATAATGTTCCATTTCCTAGTGACGGGGTTGCTTCAAATAGATCGGATGGTCAGGATGACGAGAGTAAGAGTGATCTGTACTTTATCGGAAAG GTTATACACTCATTTGATGCTCAATCAGAGGGTGAACTGAGTCTTGAACTTGATGATTTCGTCGTAGTTCGACAG GTTTCAACGAATGGATGGTCGGAAGGAGAATGCAACGGCGAAGCTGGCTGGTTTCCGTCCGCCTATGTAGAAAAGATCGATGTAGTCCCAAGGAGCAAATTATCAGGAGAGGATGCTTGA